In Paenibacillus sp. FSL M7-0420, a single genomic region encodes these proteins:
- the murC gene encoding UDP-N-acetylmuramate--L-alanine ligase yields MDTTERVHFIGIGGYGMSAIARVMLEMGYTVTGSDVAAQELTEKLIAKGAKVFIGHTAEQVKGADLVVYSTALAADNVEWVEAERLKIPILHRSQMLARLLNERKGVAVAGAHGKTTTSSMIALVMEDCGVDPTYIIGGEIMNVGTNAKAGQGEFVVAEADESDGSFLQYHPWLGIVTNIEADHLENYGGDFGKLKDAYVQFMNQLREDGTAIVCADDENLKSLLPKVKGTVISYGIESETADYTATDIVLGDRQVSYTMNHGAEVLGRIELSIPGQYNLYNSMAAVISCLKSGIAFEAIAAAIVKFHGAKRRFQVLGEVDEILVIDDYAHHPTEIQATISAAKATGKRIIAVFQPQRYTRTFFLLDAFSRAFSEADEVIITDIYSPAGEKQIEGVTSAKLVELIVQNSNAGARHLPTKEAVLADLQNRIAPGDLVITMGAGDIWKVGYALADSLKNR; encoded by the coding sequence TTGGATACTACTGAACGTGTGCATTTTATAGGGATCGGCGGCTATGGTATGAGCGCGATTGCCCGGGTAATGCTGGAGATGGGATATACAGTTACAGGCTCTGACGTAGCTGCCCAGGAGTTAACGGAGAAATTGATTGCCAAAGGTGCCAAGGTCTTCATCGGGCATACGGCGGAGCAGGTAAAAGGCGCGGATCTGGTCGTCTATTCCACGGCGCTTGCCGCGGATAATGTGGAATGGGTGGAAGCGGAGCGTTTGAAAATTCCGATTCTGCACCGCTCGCAGATGCTGGCCCGGCTGCTGAATGAACGCAAGGGCGTTGCAGTGGCCGGAGCGCACGGCAAGACTACCACCTCTTCCATGATTGCTCTGGTGATGGAAGACTGCGGCGTGGACCCTACCTACATTATCGGCGGGGAGATTATGAATGTCGGCACGAATGCCAAAGCGGGACAAGGGGAATTCGTCGTGGCAGAGGCCGATGAGAGTGACGGCTCGTTCCTGCAGTACCACCCTTGGCTGGGAATCGTTACGAACATTGAAGCTGACCATCTGGAGAACTACGGCGGCGACTTCGGCAAGCTGAAGGATGCTTATGTTCAGTTCATGAATCAGCTGCGCGAGGACGGAACAGCTATCGTATGTGCGGATGATGAGAATCTGAAATCCCTGCTGCCTAAGGTAAAAGGTACAGTGATCAGCTACGGGATCGAATCAGAGACGGCTGATTATACAGCGACTGATATTGTTCTCGGCGACCGGCAGGTATCGTATACGATGAACCATGGAGCTGAGGTGCTAGGCCGGATTGAGCTCTCTATTCCGGGACAATACAATCTGTATAACTCTATGGCAGCAGTGATTTCCTGCCTGAAATCGGGCATTGCCTTTGAAGCCATTGCGGCTGCGATTGTGAAGTTCCACGGCGCCAAACGGCGCTTCCAGGTGCTGGGCGAGGTTGACGAGATTCTCGTCATTGATGATTATGCGCATCATCCCACAGAGATTCAGGCTACGATCAGCGCCGCCAAGGCAACCGGCAAACGCATTATCGCCGTGTTCCAGCCGCAGCGCTACACGCGTACCTTCTTCCTGCTGGATGCTTTCAGCCGCGCGTTCAGCGAGGCGGACGAAGTGATTATTACCGATATCTACTCCCCTGCGGGTGAGAAGCAGATTGAGGGCGTCACCTCCGCCAAGCTGGTAGAGCTGATTGTACAGAACAGCAACGCCGGTGCGCGGCATCTGCCGACGAAGGAAGCTGTGCTGGCAGATCTGCAGAACCGGATTGCTCCCGGTGATCTGGTCATCACCATGGGTGCAGGCGATATCTGGAAGGTCGGTTATGCGCTGGCAGACAGCCTGAAGAACCGGTAA
- a CDS encoding bifunctional folylpolyglutamate synthase/dihydrofolate synthase, with protein sequence MEEITRSGAAAPLSSYTEAVDWINSLIPFGIRPGLERIELLMEKLGHPHRKLKFIHVAGTNGKGSTCAFLTSALIQSGYSVGTFTSPYITKFTNRFQYNGTDIPEETLLALAIQLRPLVEEIAGTELGSPTMFEVATALAILYYGEVCYPDVVVWETGLGGRLDVTNIVTPVVSVITNVGHDHTDVLGDTLTLIAGEKAGIIKPGVPVVSGVSQPEAVAVLKAKAAATRSTLYLAGEDFSYSGVELRDGCQHFTFNGPFRGLELDIAMKGEHQLENAAGAMMALEVLRQYMAFMLEDEDVLEGFRGTFWAGRLEEVSASPRIILDGAHNPEGAESLAKSLPQFQPYGKLNLLMGMLANKHHESYLKHILPIVDTLILTEPDFRKKMDAEDLQAIAESLRDKYAKENLEIIVERNWGQALQKLQTITADDDLAVVSGTLYLISDVRSTLLRQPDSEKGW encoded by the coding sequence ATGGAAGAGATCACCCGGAGCGGCGCTGCCGCTCCCTTAAGTTCTTATACAGAAGCCGTAGACTGGATCAATAGCCTGATTCCTTTTGGAATCCGGCCGGGTCTGGAGCGGATAGAGCTTCTAATGGAGAAGCTGGGACATCCGCACCGGAAGCTGAAGTTCATTCATGTGGCGGGGACCAACGGCAAGGGCTCGACCTGCGCCTTTTTGACCTCGGCCCTTATTCAGAGCGGATATTCGGTAGGGACCTTTACCTCTCCTTATATCACGAAGTTCACGAACCGGTTCCAGTACAACGGGACGGATATTCCTGAGGAGACGCTGCTTGCGCTTGCCATTCAGCTGCGTCCGCTGGTTGAGGAGATTGCGGGCACTGAGCTGGGCTCACCGACCATGTTCGAGGTGGCGACGGCGCTTGCGATTCTCTATTACGGCGAAGTCTGTTATCCCGATGTTGTCGTATGGGAGACGGGGCTTGGGGGAAGGCTGGATGTAACGAATATTGTTACTCCGGTTGTGTCGGTCATTACCAATGTGGGACATGACCATACCGATGTGCTGGGAGATACGCTTACGCTGATTGCCGGCGAGAAAGCCGGGATTATTAAGCCGGGCGTTCCTGTAGTCAGCGGTGTAAGCCAGCCCGAGGCTGTAGCTGTATTGAAGGCCAAGGCGGCGGCTACCCGTTCGACACTCTATTTAGCCGGAGAAGATTTCAGCTATAGCGGAGTTGAGCTGAGAGACGGCTGCCAGCATTTCACCTTCAACGGGCCGTTCCGGGGACTTGAGCTGGATATTGCCATGAAAGGCGAACACCAACTGGAGAATGCGGCCGGGGCGATGATGGCGCTTGAGGTGCTGCGGCAGTATATGGCCTTCATGCTGGAGGACGAGGATGTGCTGGAGGGCTTCCGGGGCACATTCTGGGCCGGAAGGCTGGAGGAAGTGAGCGCCTCGCCCAGAATTATTCTGGACGGCGCGCACAACCCGGAAGGGGCTGAGAGCCTTGCGAAGAGCCTTCCGCAGTTCCAGCCTTACGGTAAATTAAATTTGCTCATGGGGATGCTGGCAAATAAGCATCACGAGTCGTATCTCAAGCATATACTGCCTATAGTGGATACGCTCATCCTGACCGAACCTGATTTCCGTAAGAAGATGGACGCGGAAGATCTGCAGGCGATCGCAGAAAGTCTGCGGGATAAATATGCCAAGGAAAACTTGGAAATCATAGTAGAACGTAATTGGGGCCAAGCGCTGCAGAAGCTGCAGACGATCACAGCGGACGATGACCTCGCGGTTGTGTCCGGAACGCTGTATTTGATTTCTGATGTGCGCAGTACGCTTTTACGGCAACCCGATTCTGAAAAAGGCTGGTGA
- a CDS encoding valine--tRNA ligase, whose protein sequence is MPTTYDPGAAEKKWYAYWMEKGFFEAGKRPDAEPYSIVIPPPNVTGMLHIGHALDFTLQDVLIRTKRMQGYDTLWLPGTDHAGIATQTKVEQKLRQQGISRHDLGREKFLEQVWAWKDQYAETIHDQWAKMGLSLDYSRERFTFDDGMKKAVSKVFVELYQKGLIYRGKRIINWDPAARTALSDIEVEYKEVNGHLYHLRYPLKDGSGHITVATTRPETMLGDTAVAVHPEDERYKDLIGKTLILPVTLREIPVIADEYVDKDFGSGAVKITPAHDPNDFEMGVRHNLPQINVMDEGGVMNEEAGAYQGMDRSDCRKAIVADLKEQGVLISIEDHVHQVGHSERSGAVVEPYLSTQWFVKMQPLAEAAIAAQKDGDGVHFVPDRFEKTYLNWIENVRDWCISRQLWWGHRIPAWYSESTGELVVAHDEEEARRISGLSDLKQDEDVLDTWFSSNLWPFATLGWPDQDSSDYQRYYPNNVLVTGYDIIYFWVARMIFSAMEFTGQKPFSDVLMHGLVRDAEGRKMSKSLGNGIDPLDVIEQYGADAMRYMITTGSTAGQDLRFRMEKVEQARNFANKIWNASRFALMNLEGVAFEDIDITGELGTADRWILHRLNETSRDITRLIDSYEFGETGRLLYNFIWDDLCDWYIEFAKLSLYGADAAAKAKTQSVLAYVLDRTLRLIHPFMPFITEEIWQHLPHQGESITLAEWPKYDAALENPQAVSEMNLLMDIIRAVRGIRAEVNAPMSKKVELIIKAGSQDTLDIISRNDNYIGRFCNTSSFEAGLAPQTPDKMMSAVVTGAELLLPLSGLIDIDQEIIRLEKEVQTLNSEVERVEKKLSNQGFVAKAPAKVIEEERAKQADYSDRREKVLARIAELRG, encoded by the coding sequence ATGCCGACTACATATGATCCGGGAGCGGCAGAGAAGAAATGGTATGCGTACTGGATGGAGAAAGGCTTCTTCGAAGCCGGCAAACGGCCGGATGCGGAGCCTTACAGCATCGTGATTCCGCCGCCGAATGTAACAGGAATGCTGCATATCGGACATGCGCTGGATTTCACGCTTCAGGATGTGCTGATCCGCACCAAGCGGATGCAGGGATATGATACCCTGTGGCTGCCGGGTACGGACCATGCAGGGATTGCTACACAGACCAAGGTAGAGCAGAAGCTGCGCCAGCAGGGAATCTCCCGCCATGACCTGGGACGCGAGAAGTTCCTGGAGCAGGTGTGGGCCTGGAAAGACCAGTATGCAGAGACGATTCATGACCAGTGGGCCAAGATGGGCCTGTCCCTCGATTACTCCCGCGAACGATTTACCTTTGATGATGGAATGAAGAAGGCGGTAAGCAAGGTATTTGTGGAGCTGTACCAGAAGGGCCTGATCTACCGCGGCAAGCGGATTATTAACTGGGACCCGGCTGCCCGTACAGCGCTGTCGGATATTGAGGTTGAATACAAGGAAGTGAACGGGCATCTGTACCATCTGCGTTATCCGCTGAAGGATGGCAGCGGCCATATCACGGTGGCTACCACGCGGCCCGAGACGATGCTGGGTGATACAGCGGTAGCGGTACACCCGGAGGATGAGCGCTATAAGGATCTGATCGGGAAGACGCTGATTCTGCCGGTTACCTTACGTGAGATTCCGGTTATTGCTGATGAATACGTAGATAAGGATTTCGGCAGCGGTGCGGTTAAGATTACACCGGCGCATGATCCGAACGACTTCGAGATGGGAGTCCGCCATAACCTTCCGCAGATCAACGTAATGGATGAAGGCGGAGTGATGAATGAGGAAGCGGGCGCTTACCAGGGAATGGACCGCAGCGACTGCCGTAAGGCCATCGTAGCCGACCTGAAGGAGCAAGGCGTGCTGATCTCCATTGAGGATCATGTACACCAGGTTGGGCACAGTGAGCGTTCCGGGGCCGTAGTAGAGCCTTATCTGTCCACCCAGTGGTTCGTCAAAATGCAGCCGCTGGCAGAAGCAGCCATCGCTGCACAGAAGGACGGTGACGGGGTCCACTTCGTGCCGGACCGCTTCGAGAAGACGTACCTGAACTGGATCGAGAATGTCCGTGACTGGTGTATCTCCCGCCAATTGTGGTGGGGCCACCGTATTCCGGCCTGGTACTCCGAATCTACCGGGGAGCTTGTAGTTGCACACGATGAAGAAGAAGCGCGCCGCATCAGCGGGCTGTCCGACCTGAAGCAGGATGAGGATGTTCTGGATACCTGGTTCAGCTCGAACCTCTGGCCGTTCGCTACCTTAGGCTGGCCTGATCAGGACAGCAGCGACTATCAGCGTTACTATCCGAACAATGTACTGGTTACCGGCTACGATATCATCTACTTCTGGGTAGCGCGCATGATTTTCTCAGCTATGGAATTCACAGGCCAGAAGCCGTTCTCCGATGTGCTGATGCACGGACTCGTACGCGATGCTGAAGGACGCAAGATGTCCAAGTCGCTGGGCAACGGTATTGATCCGCTGGATGTTATCGAGCAGTACGGCGCTGACGCCATGCGCTATATGATTACTACCGGCAGTACAGCGGGCCAGGATCTGCGGTTCCGTATGGAAAAGGTAGAGCAGGCGCGTAATTTTGCCAACAAGATCTGGAATGCCTCCCGGTTCGCACTGATGAATCTGGAAGGCGTAGCCTTTGAAGATATTGACATTACAGGTGAGCTTGGCACAGCGGACCGCTGGATTCTGCACCGCCTGAACGAAACTTCCCGCGATATTACGCGTCTAATTGACTCGTACGAGTTCGGCGAGACCGGGCGCCTGCTCTACAACTTCATCTGGGATGATCTGTGTGACTGGTATATCGAATTCGCCAAGCTCTCGTTATACGGAGCGGACGCAGCTGCCAAGGCCAAGACCCAGTCTGTTCTGGCTTACGTGCTGGACCGCACACTGCGGCTGATTCACCCGTTCATGCCGTTCATTACGGAGGAGATCTGGCAGCATCTGCCGCATCAGGGCGAATCCATCACCTTGGCCGAGTGGCCGAAGTACGATGCGGCGCTTGAGAATCCGCAGGCAGTATCAGAGATGAACCTGCTGATGGATATTATCCGGGCCGTTCGCGGGATCCGTGCGGAAGTGAATGCGCCGATGAGCAAGAAGGTCGAGCTGATTATCAAGGCCGGCAGCCAGGACACCCTGGACATTATTTCCCGCAACGACAACTACATCGGGCGCTTCTGCAACACCTCTTCCTTCGAAGCAGGCCTTGCGCCGCAGACGCCGGATAAAATGATGTCCGCCGTGGTTACCGGAGCGGAGCTGCTTCTGCCGCTGTCCGGTCTGATTGATATCGATCAGGAGATTATTCGTCTCGAAAAAGAAGTTCAGACCCTGAACAGCGAAGTGGAGCGTGTGGAGAAGAAGCTCAGTAATCAGGGTTTTGTGGCCAAAGCTCCGGCGAAAGTCATCGAAGAGGAACGGGCGAAGCAGGCGGATTATTCCGACAGACGCGAGAAGGTGCTGGCCCGTATTGCAGAACTGAGAGGATAA
- a CDS encoding stalk domain-containing protein has protein sequence MKRKVAATAAALSLTLTVSAGVYAASNLQEIKALLNNKIGIVVNGQVYTPKDGNGKTLAPITYNGITYLPVRSIGEALNTAVTYDAATSRVIIGDAAAPAVSSGGSSAGTPADAVKRPKSLPADFPLPADAKIFDLIEGSATGKPSATFSYRTKQSLETLGNTYKDYFVQKGATSKSEEVSASAFSIIDAGSTFSVTLDGAPGTGGNQGFNVVQVIWSGE, from the coding sequence ATGAAGAGAAAAGTGGCAGCCACTGCGGCCGCACTAAGCTTGACGCTCACAGTCTCGGCCGGTGTCTACGCCGCCAGTAATCTGCAGGAGATCAAGGCGCTCCTGAACAACAAAATCGGGATCGTCGTGAACGGCCAGGTGTACACGCCCAAAGACGGCAACGGCAAAACCCTCGCCCCGATTACCTACAACGGGATCACTTATCTGCCTGTACGCTCCATCGGCGAAGCGCTGAACACTGCTGTTACTTACGATGCTGCAACCAGCCGGGTCATCATCGGTGATGCGGCTGCTCCGGCTGTCTCCTCCGGCGGCTCGTCCGCAGGAACACCAGCAGATGCTGTGAAGCGGCCGAAGAGCCTGCCGGCGGACTTCCCGCTTCCGGCGGACGCGAAGATATTTGATCTGATCGAAGGCTCGGCAACCGGTAAGCCGTCCGCGACCTTCAGCTACCGCACGAAGCAGAGTCTGGAGACGCTCGGCAATACGTACAAGGACTATTTTGTACAAAAAGGGGCAACCTCCAAGTCCGAGGAGGTCTCCGCCTCAGCCTTCTCGATTATTGATGCCGGAAGCACATTCTCTGTTACGCTGGATGGCGCCCCCGGAACGGGCGGCAATCAGGGCTTCAATGTGGTTCAAGTGATCTGGAGCGGGGAGTAA